The following coding sequences are from one Planctomycetota bacterium window:
- a CDS encoding DUF4190 domain-containing protein: MSQYPPPMSGTPPMNPGSMMRPHRGTLVLVMGILGLVVCVICGILAWMWGKEDLKAIDAGQMDPAGRSLTQVGKILGMVSVILNLVILGIWVLMMVVAGGAAAVGAGGP, translated from the coding sequence ATGTCGCAGTATCCGCCCCCGATGTCCGGTACGCCGCCGATGAACCCCGGCTCGATGATGCGCCCGCACCGCGGCACGCTGGTGCTGGTGATGGGCATCCTCGGGCTCGTGGTGTGCGTGATCTGCGGGATCCTCGCGTGGATGTGGGGCAAGGAAGACCTGAAGGCGATCGACGCCGGTCAGATGGACCCGGCCGGGCGCAGCCTCACGCAGGTCGGCAAGATCCTCGGCATGGTGTCGGTGATCCTCAACCTCGTCATCCTGGGCATCTGGGTGCTGATGATGGTCGTCGCTGGCGGAGCGGCGGCCGTGGGCGCGGGCGGCCCCTGA
- a CDS encoding DUF2752 domain-containing protein — MSSTTGAHRREGSVRSFLVIAGVWLLFVAMAYEAGRRGGEPIQLCLFRRATGMPCATCGSTRAVAHLASFDFAGAIALNPFMTGFLIAAPLWLAWRATLGRRYPPVPESVRRRVTWALLALLGVNWAYVLWHERGSWDAPRGPMPALPGADAIAPLP; from the coding sequence GTGAGTTCGACGACCGGCGCACATCGGCGTGAGGGCAGCGTTCGCTCGTTCCTGGTGATCGCCGGGGTGTGGCTGCTGTTTGTGGCGATGGCGTACGAGGCCGGTCGTCGCGGCGGGGAGCCGATCCAGCTGTGTCTCTTCCGCCGGGCGACGGGGATGCCGTGCGCGACGTGCGGCTCGACGCGGGCCGTGGCGCACCTGGCCTCGTTTGACTTTGCCGGCGCGATCGCGCTCAACCCGTTCATGACGGGCTTCCTGATCGCGGCGCCGCTGTGGCTCGCGTGGCGGGCGACGCTGGGACGCCGCTACCCGCCCGTGCCCGAGTCGGTGCGTCGGCGCGTCACGTGGGCGCTGCTCGCCCTGCTGGGCGTGAACTGGGCGTACGTGCTGTGGCACGAGCGCGGATCGTGGGACGCGCCACGCGGGCCGATGCCCGCGCTGCCCGGGGCCGACGCGATCGCGCCCCTACCGTGA
- the greA gene encoding transcription elongation factor GreA, with protein MEFVTKAEKEVLETRLATLVANRAAVSKRIAEAREHGDLRENGDYHAAREQQGMEEAEIRRLEEKLRNVSVVDEKMAKAVEGVVFLGSLVRLREEPSGDEDVYKLVGESSASPPADYFEVTASSPLGEALLKTRVGDTVRVTLPRGPKAFTVLEILS; from the coding sequence ATGGAGTTTGTGACGAAGGCTGAGAAGGAAGTGCTCGAAACCCGGCTGGCGACGCTGGTCGCGAACCGCGCGGCGGTTTCGAAGCGCATCGCCGAGGCGCGCGAGCACGGGGACCTGCGCGAGAACGGCGACTACCACGCCGCCCGCGAGCAGCAGGGCATGGAGGAGGCGGAGATCCGGCGCCTCGAAGAGAAACTCCGGAACGTCTCGGTGGTGGACGAGAAGATGGCCAAGGCGGTCGAGGGCGTCGTGTTCCTCGGGTCGCTGGTGCGCCTGCGCGAGGAACCTTCGGGCGACGAGGACGTGTACAAGCTCGTGGGCGAGTCCTCGGCCTCGCCGCCGGCGGACTATTTCGAGGTGACCGCGAGCAGCCCGCTGGGCGAGGCGCTGCTCAAGACGCGCGTGGGCGACACGGTGCGGGTCACGCTGCCGCGCGGGCCCAAGGCGTTCACGGTGCTCGAGATCCTGTCGTAG
- a CDS encoding ribokinase: MHDAAFNPTPPMQVCVVGSANMDLVVRTARLPAPGETILGSAFRTFPGGKGANQAVAARRLGAGVSLVACIGDDSHGQRIRQSLEGEGLDLRCLAVRAGEPSGLAMITVAEGGQNTIVVSPGANARLSEEDIDRAGEQIRGCDVLLAQLEVPLVAVRRAIHLAREAGRAVILNAAPAKVLPPDLVREVDVLVVNRSEGARVVGMDSSIDPARIALRLPEVGAPTVILTLGAGGSIVVHRGRPRRLGAPHVKSLDATGAGDAFCGALAGAWGAVRRAEARSTEELRRVEAAVAFASAAGAAATMKAGALPSLPTRERVEALLAGGADPGPMKVAGPPAQ; encoded by the coding sequence GTGCACGACGCTGCGTTCAACCCGACCCCGCCGATGCAGGTCTGCGTCGTCGGATCCGCGAACATGGACCTGGTGGTGCGCACCGCGCGGCTGCCCGCGCCGGGCGAGACGATCCTGGGTTCGGCGTTCCGGACGTTTCCCGGCGGGAAGGGTGCGAATCAGGCGGTGGCGGCCCGCCGTCTGGGGGCGGGCGTCTCGCTGGTCGCGTGCATCGGCGACGATTCGCACGGGCAGCGGATCCGCCAGTCGCTCGAGGGCGAGGGGCTGGACCTGCGATGCCTGGCGGTCCGCGCGGGTGAGCCGAGCGGGCTGGCGATGATCACGGTGGCCGAGGGCGGGCAGAACACGATCGTGGTGTCGCCGGGGGCGAACGCGCGGCTGTCGGAAGAGGACATCGACCGCGCGGGCGAGCAGATCCGCGGGTGCGACGTGCTGCTGGCGCAGTTGGAGGTGCCGCTGGTCGCGGTGCGTCGGGCGATCCACCTGGCGCGCGAGGCGGGGCGGGCGGTGATTTTGAACGCCGCCCCGGCGAAGGTGCTGCCGCCGGATCTGGTGCGCGAGGTGGACGTGCTGGTGGTGAACCGCTCGGAGGGCGCGCGGGTCGTGGGCATGGATTCGTCGATCGACCCGGCGCGCATCGCGTTGCGACTGCCGGAAGTCGGCGCGCCCACGGTGATCCTGACGCTCGGCGCGGGCGGGAGCATCGTGGTGCACCGGGGTCGCCCGCGGCGGCTGGGCGCGCCGCACGTCAAGAGCCTGGACGCGACCGGCGCGGGCGATGCGTTCTGCGGCGCGTTGGCGGGTGCGTGGGGCGCCGTCCGCCGGGCGGAGGCGCGATCGACCGAGGAACTGCGCCGGGTCGAGGCGGCGGTGGCGTTCGCGTCGGCGGCAGGGGCCGCCGCGACCATGAAGGCCGGGGCGCTGCCGTCGCTGCCGACGCGCGAGCGGGTGGAAGCGCTGCTCGCCGGGGGCGCGGACCCGGGCCCGATGAAAGTCGCCGGGCCGCCCGCCCAATGA
- a CDS encoding DUF4097 family beta strand repeat-containing protein gives MRTFARVWMAGLLAVGGAGLLAGTPGCGVFSPATIRGTKTAQAPHVPGSGLDIATSNGSVTVTVAPGEEVQITAEIRALSQARLDATMLGVERSDDGTLSVRVQWPEGRRHSNEGCSIDLRVPDASGVVVDTGNGSITLAGAAGQATLSTSNGSITVSDHSGPVSATTSNGSVNLRDVGTVRAKSSNGRITVVLRNDVAGPVHCDTSNGSITLEFGTAFDALVDADTSNGGVTVAGPSLQVVKSGKSSGSFKFGAGTHPSRLDTSNGSITIRPR, from the coding sequence ATGCGGACGTTTGCGCGCGTGTGGATGGCGGGGCTGCTGGCGGTAGGCGGCGCGGGGCTGCTCGCGGGCACGCCCGGGTGCGGGGTGTTCTCACCCGCGACGATCCGTGGCACGAAGACCGCGCAGGCGCCGCACGTGCCGGGCTCGGGGCTCGACATCGCCACCTCGAACGGGAGCGTGACGGTCACCGTCGCGCCGGGCGAGGAGGTGCAGATCACCGCGGAGATCCGCGCCCTGTCGCAGGCGCGCCTCGATGCCACCATGCTGGGCGTGGAGCGGTCCGACGACGGCACGCTCTCGGTGCGTGTGCAGTGGCCCGAAGGGCGCCGGCACTCCAACGAAGGGTGCTCGATCGACCTGCGCGTGCCCGACGCGTCGGGCGTCGTCGTCGACACCGGGAACGGCTCGATCACGCTCGCCGGCGCGGCCGGGCAGGCAACGCTGTCGACATCGAACGGCTCGATCACCGTCTCGGACCACAGCGGCCCGGTCTCGGCCACGACAAGCAACGGCTCCGTGAATCTGCGCGATGTCGGGACGGTGCGGGCCAAGTCCTCGAACGGGCGCATCACGGTGGTGCTGCGGAACGATGTCGCGGGCCCGGTGCACTGCGATACCAGCAACGGCTCGATCACGCTGGAGTTCGGGACGGCGTTCGACGCGCTCGTCGACGCCGACACCTCCAACGGCGGCGTCACCGTGGCCGGGCCCTCGCTGCAGGTCGTGAAGTCCGGCAAGTCCAGCGGCTCGTTCAAGTTCGGCGCGGGCACGCACCCGTCGCGCCTCGACACCTCCAACGGCAGCATCACGATCCGCCCGCGCTGA
- a CDS encoding redoxin domain-containing protein, whose amino-acid sequence MARNRTSRLLAVGCVALAGALGAHAQSEPPAAPVQPVPPVQPPPVPQSEAPPIDPQTGAVRVFSFGDVPPRIKVESWLRGDPVGAFEPGTVYVVWFFSTWSKASEEAIPTLRAVHEQFQGAGVRLVGVSVWETTKPAPGDAYVERLRAYLGAEPGALIPGSVAFDGAAGEMAQTWMRGADRRSIPSAFVIDAKGRVAWMGHPLSVTEPLATIVSEVVAGTFDALKARERAQDQQKTVDAIRRVDRRLFRAMEAQDGKDAMRLVEEMIALRQEDGVARVQDVFELALMENKNADAVAWALRLAEGPIAGNALVLNNLAWGIATDERLETRDLDAALILAEKANTAAQGREAYVLDTLARVCFERGEVARAVELQERAIEHARADQKDEYRAVLEAYRAGRRP is encoded by the coding sequence ATGGCGCGGAATCGAACGTCCCGACTGCTGGCGGTGGGCTGCGTGGCGCTCGCGGGGGCGTTGGGAGCGCACGCGCAGAGCGAGCCGCCGGCGGCCCCGGTGCAGCCCGTTCCCCCCGTGCAGCCGCCGCCCGTGCCGCAGAGTGAGGCGCCGCCGATCGATCCGCAGACGGGCGCGGTGCGTGTGTTCTCGTTCGGCGACGTGCCCCCCCGGATCAAGGTCGAGTCGTGGCTGCGGGGCGATCCGGTGGGCGCGTTCGAGCCGGGCACCGTCTACGTCGTGTGGTTCTTCTCGACGTGGAGCAAGGCGAGCGAGGAGGCCATCCCCACGCTGCGCGCGGTGCACGAGCAGTTCCAGGGCGCGGGCGTGCGGCTGGTGGGCGTCAGCGTCTGGGAGACCACCAAACCCGCGCCGGGCGACGCGTACGTCGAACGCCTGCGCGCGTACCTCGGCGCGGAGCCGGGAGCGCTGATCCCCGGGTCGGTCGCGTTCGACGGGGCCGCGGGCGAGATGGCCCAGACGTGGATGCGCGGCGCCGACCGCCGGTCGATCCCCAGCGCCTTCGTGATCGACGCGAAGGGGCGCGTCGCGTGGATGGGGCACCCGCTGAGCGTGACCGAGCCGCTGGCGACGATCGTGTCGGAGGTGGTGGCGGGGACGTTCGACGCGCTGAAGGCCAGGGAGCGTGCCCAGGACCAGCAGAAGACGGTCGATGCCATCCGCCGCGTTGATCGCCGGCTGTTCCGGGCGATGGAGGCCCAGGACGGGAAGGACGCGATGCGCCTGGTCGAGGAGATGATCGCGCTTCGCCAAGAGGACGGCGTCGCCCGCGTGCAGGACGTGTTCGAACTGGCGCTGATGGAGAACAAGAACGCCGACGCGGTGGCGTGGGCGCTGCGCCTGGCCGAGGGCCCCATCGCGGGGAACGCGCTCGTGCTGAACAACCTGGCCTGGGGCATCGCGACGGACGAGCGCCTGGAGACGCGTGACCTGGACGCGGCGCTGATCCTGGCGGAGAAGGCGAACACGGCCGCGCAGGGGCGGGAGGCGTACGTGCTCGACACGCTCGCGCGGGTGTGCTTCGAGCGGGGCGAGGTCGCGCGGGCGGTGGAGTTGCAGGAGCGCGCGATCGAGCACGCCCGCGCGGACCAGAAGGACGAGTACCGCGCGGTGCTCGAGGCTTACCGCGCCGGTCGGCGTCCCTAG
- a CDS encoding NAD(P)H-hydrate epimerase: MARARPTDLLVFSRDALRRLDDACAREYAIPTLLLMENAGRLAAETALDGLGDEDSPAALVVCGPGNNGGDGLVAARHLHNAGVRVEILAPLGDAFRGDAGVQREIVGRMGLAPRADADAERAWRDLRASGVVIDALFGTGLTRAADGAARDAIGSINALATRGVPVLSVDCPSGMDADTGRVLGEAVRASVTLSLVGLKEGFLTLDAQSLLGEVVVGDIGAPRELVERLGRRVPAPAIAETKSGARRAPAARGKARAESE, encoded by the coding sequence ATGGCCCGCGCACGACCCACCGACCTGCTGGTCTTCTCGCGCGATGCGCTCCGACGTCTCGACGACGCCTGCGCGCGCGAGTACGCCATCCCCACGCTGCTGCTCATGGAGAACGCCGGGCGGCTTGCGGCCGAGACGGCCCTCGACGGGCTCGGGGACGAGGATTCCCCCGCCGCCCTCGTCGTGTGCGGCCCGGGGAACAACGGCGGCGACGGGCTGGTCGCCGCCCGGCACCTGCACAACGCGGGCGTGCGCGTCGAGATCCTCGCGCCCCTGGGCGACGCCTTCCGCGGAGACGCCGGCGTGCAGCGCGAGATCGTCGGCCGCATGGGGCTGGCGCCGCGGGCGGACGCCGACGCCGAGCGCGCCTGGCGCGACCTGCGGGCCTCGGGCGTGGTGATCGACGCCCTGTTCGGCACGGGGCTGACCCGCGCGGCGGACGGGGCGGCCCGCGACGCGATCGGGTCGATCAACGCCCTGGCCACCCGGGGCGTGCCAGTGCTGAGCGTCGACTGCCCTTCGGGCATGGACGCCGATACGGGGCGCGTGCTGGGCGAAGCGGTGCGGGCGAGCGTGACGCTGTCGCTGGTGGGCCTGAAGGAGGGGTTCCTGACGCTCGACGCCCAATCCCTGCTGGGAGAAGTAGTTGTGGGCGACATCGGCGCTCCGCGCGAACTGGTGGAGCGTCTGGGGAGGCGGGTGCCCGCGCCGGCGATCGCCGAGACCAAGTCCGGCGCCCGGCGCGCTCCGGCGGCGCGCGGCAAGGCGCGTGCGGAGTCGGAGTAG
- a CDS encoding bifunctional nuclease family protein produces MAVRMELARILIRELNDYQIIELREVAPPTESGEPGGQMEGGRAFPIVIGLPEAQAIERRLKGIQIKRPQTHDLLANVVEALGAKLESITINDLTDHTFFATLDVRTSAGELRRIDSRPSDAIALGIAGGVPIYVEEHVLEAANRDES; encoded by the coding sequence ATGGCCGTGCGCATGGAACTCGCCAGGATCCTGATCCGCGAGCTCAACGACTACCAGATCATCGAGCTGCGCGAGGTGGCCCCGCCGACCGAGAGCGGGGAGCCGGGCGGGCAGATGGAGGGCGGGCGGGCGTTCCCGATCGTGATCGGCCTGCCCGAGGCGCAGGCGATCGAGCGACGGCTCAAGGGCATCCAGATCAAGCGCCCGCAGACGCACGACCTGCTGGCGAACGTGGTGGAGGCGCTGGGCGCGAAGCTGGAGTCGATCACGATCAACGACCTGACCGACCACACGTTCTTCGCGACGCTGGACGTGCGGACGAGCGCGGGCGAACTGCGCCGCATCGACTCGCGTCCGAGCGACGCGATCGCGCTGGGAATCGCGGGCGGGGTGCCGATCTACGTGGAAGAGCACGTGCTCGAGGCGGCCAACCGCGATGAGTCCTGA
- the truD gene encoding tRNA pseudouridine(13) synthase TruD, with amino-acid sequence MSPDAEGGATGASGARPGTHAAPRAYVTPEQAGLGGVLKERPEDFLVDEIPLYQPSGEGEHIYLLVQKRGMSTMEMVQVVARHFGVRRAAVGYAGLKDKRAITRQVVSVHTPGKTFHEFPMLQHESVQVLWADMHANKLRPGHLKGNRFSVKIRGVPPTGVLTARAVLERLRATGVPNRIGEQRFGLLENNHLVGRELVKGDFEAAARELLGASAEHPEMNTEARALFAEGRFREALMKYPPGARTELIVLNGLSQGLDAKRAFMRLDEPVLRYYLSAFQSAVFNDVLDARVIDGTLGTLRTGDLAFKHINGAVFAVDEPTQADPATAQRLATFEISPSGPMWGASMPLASGVVGEAESAALARVGVTPADLAAFDLRARGTLEGKRRPLRVPLIDPEVEGGVDEHGAYVRCAFELPRGSFATVVMREVMKPARERDADAEEGA; translated from the coding sequence ATGAGTCCTGACGCCGAGGGCGGGGCGACGGGGGCGAGCGGGGCCCGCCCCGGCACGCACGCCGCGCCGCGCGCGTATGTCACGCCGGAACAGGCCGGCCTGGGCGGGGTGCTGAAGGAGCGTCCCGAGGATTTTCTGGTCGACGAAATCCCGCTGTACCAGCCGTCGGGCGAGGGCGAGCACATCTACCTGCTGGTGCAGAAGCGGGGCATGTCGACGATGGAGATGGTGCAGGTGGTGGCGCGTCACTTCGGCGTGCGCCGGGCCGCGGTCGGCTACGCGGGGCTCAAGGACAAGCGGGCCATCACGCGCCAGGTGGTGTCGGTGCACACGCCGGGGAAGACATTCCACGAGTTCCCGATGCTGCAGCACGAGTCGGTCCAGGTGCTCTGGGCCGACATGCACGCGAACAAGCTCCGCCCCGGGCACCTCAAGGGCAACCGCTTCTCGGTCAAGATCCGGGGCGTCCCGCCCACGGGCGTGCTGACGGCCCGTGCGGTGCTGGAGCGGCTTCGGGCCACGGGCGTGCCCAACCGCATCGGCGAGCAGCGGTTCGGGCTGCTGGAGAACAACCACCTCGTGGGGCGCGAGCTCGTGAAGGGCGACTTCGAAGCCGCGGCCCGCGAACTGCTGGGGGCCTCGGCCGAGCACCCGGAGATGAACACCGAGGCGCGCGCCCTCTTCGCGGAGGGCCGGTTCCGCGAGGCGCTGATGAAGTACCCGCCCGGCGCGCGGACCGAGCTCATCGTGCTCAACGGGCTGTCGCAGGGGCTGGACGCGAAGCGCGCCTTCATGCGCCTCGACGAGCCCGTGCTCCGCTACTACCTGAGCGCGTTCCAGAGCGCCGTCTTCAACGACGTGCTGGACGCGCGCGTCATCGACGGCACGCTGGGCACGCTCCGCACCGGCGACCTCGCGTTCAAGCACATCAACGGCGCGGTGTTCGCGGTCGACGAGCCCACGCAGGCCGACCCCGCAACGGCCCAGCGCCTCGCGACGTTCGAGATCAGCCCGTCGGGGCCGATGTGGGGGGCCTCGATGCCCCTGGCCTCCGGCGTCGTCGGCGAGGCCGAGAGCGCCGCGCTGGCCCGCGTGGGCGTGACGCCCGCCGACCTGGCGGCGTTCGACCTGCGGGCGCGCGGGACGCTGGAGGGCAAGCGCCGCCCGCTGCGCGTGCCGCTGATCGACCCGGAGGTCGAAGGCGGCGTCGACGAGCACGGTGCGTACGTGCGCTGCGCGTTCGAGCTGCCCCGTGGCTCGTTCGCGACCGTCGTGATGCGCGAGGTGATGAAGCCCGCGCGAGAGCGCGACGCCGACGCCGAGGAGGGCGCATGA
- a CDS encoding HAD-IA family hydrolase, translating into MSTSSTSASTPPGRVGMVCFDLGGVIVKHHRAWRDACAAVGLELRPGIEDPALVARRRELTALYHVGRLGCDEFFSALADATNALYTRDEVRRLHDAWIYAEYEGIADVLHDLVRADRARTGVLSNTNASHWARVGPAPAGAALPYFPAAAVLGHRHASHLLGLAKPDPAIYRAFERETGARGPEILFFDDLPENVAAAAALGWRTVLVDHLGDTASQVRLALRRHDLLD; encoded by the coding sequence ATGAGCACGAGCAGCACAAGCGCGAGCACCCCGCCCGGACGCGTCGGCATGGTCTGCTTTGACCTCGGGGGCGTCATCGTCAAGCACCACCGCGCCTGGCGCGACGCGTGCGCGGCGGTCGGGCTCGAGCTGCGTCCGGGGATCGAGGACCCCGCGCTCGTCGCCCGCCGGCGCGAACTCACCGCGCTCTATCACGTGGGGCGCCTGGGCTGCGACGAGTTCTTCTCGGCGCTCGCCGACGCGACCAACGCGCTCTACACGCGCGACGAGGTGCGCCGGCTGCACGACGCCTGGATCTACGCCGAGTACGAGGGGATCGCCGACGTGCTGCACGACCTGGTGCGGGCCGATCGGGCGCGCACGGGCGTGCTCTCGAACACGAACGCGTCGCACTGGGCGCGCGTCGGGCCGGCGCCCGCGGGGGCGGCGCTCCCCTACTTCCCGGCCGCGGCGGTCCTCGGGCACCGGCACGCGAGCCACCTGCTGGGGCTCGCCAAGCCCGACCCGGCGATCTACCGCGCGTTCGAGCGCGAGACGGGTGCGCGCGGGCCGGAGATCCTGTTCTTCGACGACCTGCCCGAGAACGTCGCCGCCGCCGCCGCGCTTGGATGGCGCACCGTGCTGGTCGATCACCTCGGCGACACCGCGTCGCAGGTACGGCTCGCGCTGCGGCGCCACGACCTGCTCGACTGA
- a CDS encoding DUF255 domain-containing protein, which translates to MPNRLARESSPYLLQHAHNPVDWWAWGEEAFLEARRRDVPIFLSIGYSTCYWCHVMERESFEDDATARDLNEHFVPIKLDREERPDVDDIYMAATLVQRGHGGWPMSVFLEPASLRPFYCGTYFPREPAHNLPEFRAVLAGMARAWREQRDAVLAQAEAMAAAVREHLEGREARADLGDAPVTDALSHVLRQFDRAHGGFGPAPKFPQPAILEFLLDVRERAADDATGDAIDIAVRTTLDAMMLGGLRDHLGGGFHRYCVDQSWTVPHFEKMLYDNAMLAGVFAREARRSGDGEYARAAREAIRYVRTRLTGAHGGFLCAQDAETDGREGATYVWSPGQVRAALCPPEVNAIAELRDVANAAADFAARAYGLDGPPNFRDPHHPDEPSAWVPRLHDRPERLAGRFEMSPTDFVERLTRVSAALLESRDRRPQPRTDDKVIAAWNGMMIRALATASADLGEPAFLAAAERAADFVLSRMRAPDGGLLRSHRANVSKIPALLEDYAAMIEGLCAVARAHTGAERARRVGQALDLLAHAKRAFFDDATGLILDTRSAERDLFVRTSTLHDGALPSGFSTMVHALIDLADLTGDDAHATRAAVALESVGARLAASPQSSVNAVRALLRLLLRAEGPAHAERPASVAEARSARPVESQRKTTPSPGVPDVVKVFSPTDRVEIEPGTPVIVELLVQIAEGWHVGAANPGATQAASAMTPFRVDVTGAPDIRCFADYPAGEDFGEGDARVRVYAGSFPLRVVLERSGERRGVPRLVVTYQACSDRSCLAPAQAGLDIEIARE; encoded by the coding sequence ATGCCCAACCGACTCGCCCGCGAATCCAGCCCGTACCTCCTGCAGCACGCGCACAACCCGGTGGACTGGTGGGCGTGGGGCGAAGAGGCCTTCCTGGAGGCGCGTCGGCGCGACGTGCCGATCTTCCTGTCGATCGGCTACTCCACGTGCTACTGGTGCCACGTGATGGAGCGCGAGTCGTTCGAGGACGACGCGACCGCGCGCGACCTCAACGAGCACTTCGTGCCCATCAAGCTCGACCGCGAGGAGCGCCCCGACGTCGACGACATCTACATGGCCGCCACGCTCGTGCAGCGCGGGCACGGCGGGTGGCCGATGTCGGTGTTCCTGGAGCCCGCGTCGCTCCGCCCGTTCTACTGCGGGACGTACTTTCCCCGCGAGCCCGCGCACAACCTCCCGGAGTTCCGCGCCGTGCTCGCCGGCATGGCGCGCGCCTGGCGCGAGCAGCGCGACGCGGTCCTCGCCCAGGCCGAGGCGATGGCGGCGGCGGTGCGCGAGCACCTGGAAGGGCGCGAAGCCCGCGCCGACCTGGGCGACGCCCCCGTCACCGACGCGCTCTCGCACGTGCTCCGGCAGTTCGACCGTGCGCACGGCGGGTTCGGCCCCGCGCCCAAGTTCCCCCAGCCCGCCATCCTCGAGTTCCTCCTCGACGTGCGCGAGCGGGCGGCCGACGACGCGACCGGCGACGCGATCGACATCGCCGTGCGCACGACCCTCGACGCGATGATGCTCGGCGGGCTGCGCGACCACCTGGGGGGCGGGTTCCATCGCTACTGCGTCGATCAGTCGTGGACGGTCCCGCACTTCGAGAAGATGCTCTACGACAACGCGATGCTCGCGGGCGTGTTCGCGCGCGAGGCGCGCCGGTCCGGCGACGGGGAGTATGCCCGGGCCGCCCGCGAGGCGATCCGCTACGTGCGGACGCGTCTGACCGGCGCGCACGGCGGGTTCCTGTGCGCGCAGGACGCCGAGACCGACGGACGCGAAGGCGCGACGTACGTGTGGTCGCCCGGGCAGGTGCGGGCCGCCCTCTGCCCGCCCGAGGTCAACGCGATCGCCGAACTGCGCGACGTGGCGAACGCCGCCGCCGACTTTGCGGCCCGGGCGTACGGGCTCGACGGGCCGCCCAACTTCCGCGACCCGCACCACCCCGACGAGCCTTCGGCGTGGGTACCCCGCCTGCACGATCGCCCCGAGCGCCTCGCCGGGCGGTTCGAGATGTCGCCGACCGATTTCGTCGAGCGGCTCACGCGCGTCTCCGCGGCCCTGCTCGAAAGCCGCGACCGACGCCCGCAGCCCCGCACCGACGACAAGGTCATCGCCGCGTGGAACGGCATGATGATCCGTGCGCTCGCCACCGCCTCCGCGGACCTCGGCGAACCGGCGTTTCTGGCGGCCGCCGAGCGTGCGGCGGACTTCGTGCTGTCGCGCATGCGCGCGCCCGACGGGGGACTGCTCCGCTCACACCGGGCGAATGTCTCGAAGATCCCCGCGCTGCTCGAGGACTACGCCGCGATGATCGAGGGCCTGTGCGCCGTCGCGCGGGCGCACACGGGCGCGGAGCGTGCACGGCGCGTCGGGCAGGCGCTCGACCTGCTGGCGCACGCGAAGCGGGCGTTCTTTGACGACGCCACCGGGCTCATCCTCGACACGCGCTCCGCGGAGCGCGACCTCTTCGTGCGTACGTCCACCCTGCACGACGGGGCGCTCCCCAGCGGCTTTTCCACCATGGTCCACGCGCTGATCGACCTCGCCGACCTCACCGGCGATGACGCGCACGCCACACGTGCCGCGGTAGCGCTCGAGAGCGTGGGGGCACGTCTCGCCGCTTCGCCGCAGTCCTCGGTCAACGCCGTCCGGGCGCTGCTGCGCCTGCTGCTGCGGGCGGAGGGCCCGGCGCACGCCGAACGCCCCGCCAGCGTTGCCGAGGCGCGGTCCGCGCGCCCCGTCGAGTCGCAGCGCAAGACCACGCCCAGCCCGGGCGTGCCGGACGTGGTGAAGGTCTTCTCGCCGACGGATCGCGTGGAGATCGAGCCCGGCACGCCGGTGATCGTCGAGTTGCTGGTGCAGATCGCCGAGGGCTGGCACGTCGGGGCGGCGAACCCGGGCGCGACCCAGGCCGCGAGCGCCATGACCCCGTTCCGCGTCGATGTCACGGGCGCCCCGGACATCCGGTGCTTCGCGGACTACCCCGCGGGCGAGGACTTCGGGGAGGGCGACGCGCGCGTGCGCGTGTACGCGGGGTCGTTCCCGCTGCGGGTGGTGCTGGAGCGCTCGGGCGAGCGCCGGGGCGTGCCGCGGCTTGTGGTGACGTACCAGGCGTGCTCGGATCGGTCGTGCCTGGCGCCGGCGCAGGCGGGGCTGGACATCGAGATCGCGCGGGAGTGA